The Desulfosporosinus acidiphilus SJ4 genome has a window encoding:
- a CDS encoding alpha/beta-type small acid-soluble spore protein has protein sequence MSRNTPEVPESESQLDKLKWEVAEELQLDDDIEDKGFANMTTREVGQIGGNMVRKMINFAEKEMANEGSDIMND, from the coding sequence ATGAGTCGTAATACGCCGGAAGTTCCTGAATCCGAAAGCCAGTTGGATAAGTTAAAATGGGAAGTCGCTGAAGAATTACAATTAGACGATGATATTGAAGACAAAGGGTTTGCCAATATGACTACTCGTGAAGTTGGACAAATAGGTGGAAACATGGTCAGAAAAATGATCAATTTTGCAGAAAAGGAAATGGCTAACGAAGGTTCCGATATAATGAACGATTAA
- a CDS encoding methyl-accepting chemotaxis protein, translating into MERGLSTNIAQNIVELVYQTSGFHAIVCDATGTIIADSANKRIEVKHRGSQEILSSDRNYIEITEEEEIASSGQMKEGYNGAIESQGIKIGTFGIAGRLEIVRPVAKVAVGMIVLLIKDEELKEVIRDQVQILSSAVEQAASSVQQTAASSQEVASISQVIAQEAKEGENQLQSTTMMLELIHKVAKQTNLLGLNAAIEAARAGENGRGFSVVAEEVRKLAEESNRSANEIKNTLMVFQTIIQKIVESSLRNSSITQEQAKANQEIAHMIDGVVQVSENLKSLAVNN; encoded by the coding sequence GTGGAGCGGGGACTAAGTACTAATATAGCACAAAACATAGTTGAACTAGTCTATCAAACTAGCGGTTTCCATGCAATAGTTTGCGACGCAACCGGTACGATTATCGCTGACTCAGCCAATAAAAGAATCGAGGTTAAACACAGAGGGAGTCAGGAAATATTATCTTCAGATCGTAACTATATAGAGATTACTGAAGAGGAAGAGATTGCTTCTTCCGGACAAATGAAAGAAGGATATAATGGAGCAATTGAGTCTCAAGGAATCAAAATCGGTACCTTCGGAATAGCTGGAAGGTTGGAAATCGTTCGGCCGGTTGCTAAGGTTGCCGTAGGAATGATTGTTCTTTTAATAAAAGATGAGGAGCTCAAGGAAGTCATTCGCGATCAAGTCCAAATACTTAGCAGCGCGGTTGAACAGGCTGCAAGTTCAGTTCAACAGACTGCGGCTTCTTCACAAGAAGTGGCTTCAATTAGTCAAGTCATTGCCCAAGAGGCAAAAGAAGGTGAGAATCAACTACAGTCAACAACAATGATGTTAGAATTAATTCATAAAGTCGCGAAACAAACCAACCTTTTGGGACTAAATGCTGCGATTGAAGCTGCCCGAGCAGGAGAAAATGGTCGTGGTTTTTCCGTCGTTGCCGAGGAGGTTCGAAAGTTGGCTGAAGAGAGTAACCGTTCGGCAAATGAAATCAAAAACACTTTGATGGTTTTCCAAACTATTATTCAAAAAATTGTCGAGAGTTCTTTACGTAACAGCTCTATTACTCAAGAGCAAGCTAAAGCAAATCAAGAAATTGCTCATATGATTGATGGGGTAGTTCAAGTCAGTGAGAATTTAAAGTCGTTAGCGGTAAATAACTAA
- a CDS encoding HyaD/HybD family hydrogenase maturation endopeptidase: MHSPKIMVMGVGNILLSDEGLGVRFLDELAQKSLPENVELLEGGTAGLELVHLIQEVDFLIIIDAINAQSEPGALFRFQPGDIQVLPEQFEVSFHQIGIIEVLTMANVLGRAPQTLIFGVQPKKLEWGMEISPEIETLFPKLAELVLLEIDSIQREGKFTRK; the protein is encoded by the coding sequence ATGCACTCGCCAAAAATTATGGTCATGGGAGTCGGAAATATTCTTCTTTCCGACGAAGGCTTGGGTGTTCGATTTTTGGACGAACTGGCTCAGAAATCCCTCCCGGAAAATGTTGAACTCCTTGAAGGGGGTACTGCTGGACTCGAACTCGTTCATTTAATTCAAGAAGTGGACTTTCTAATTATTATTGACGCCATAAATGCTCAGTCCGAACCCGGAGCCCTATTCCGATTTCAACCCGGTGATATACAAGTGTTACCTGAACAATTCGAGGTTTCCTTCCACCAAATCGGAATAATCGAAGTATTAACCATGGCGAATGTTTTAGGGCGTGCTCCTCAAACCTTAATTTTCGGTGTGCAACCCAAAAAACTTGAATGGGGAATGGAAATAAGCCCGGAAATCGAAACTCTTTTCCCTAAGCTTGCTGAATTGGTTCTTCTTGAAATAGACTCTATTCAGCGTGAAGGCAAGTTTACTCGGAAGTAA
- the hypA gene encoding hydrogenase maturation nickel metallochaperone HypA, which produces MHEMSLMGGVFEVIDQTLSSHNVKRVLKVKIKVGELTNAEPDALAMAFEAYSKDTVCEGAELVVERVPLRGFCKNCRREFNVKTMCFLCPDCQSTSIEITQGEELLLESLEVE; this is translated from the coding sequence GTGCATGAGATGTCCTTAATGGGGGGAGTTTTCGAGGTAATCGATCAGACTCTCTCCTCACATAATGTAAAGAGGGTTTTGAAGGTTAAGATAAAGGTTGGTGAGCTAACCAACGCTGAACCAGATGCTTTGGCAATGGCTTTTGAGGCTTATAGCAAGGATACTGTATGTGAGGGAGCCGAATTGGTCGTGGAACGTGTCCCATTGCGCGGATTCTGCAAGAATTGTCGTCGTGAGTTTAATGTTAAGACTATGTGTTTTCTGTGTCCTGACTGTCAATCTACGAGTATAGAAATTACTCAGGGAGAAGAACTTTTACTGGAAAGCCTGGAGGTTGAATAA
- the hypB gene encoding hydrogenase nickel incorporation protein HypB, protein MDNERREIEVMANLRDSNDMQAEVNRAHFRKNKCLAVNIMGSPGAGKTSLLEKTMPLLNRNMHVAVIEGDIFTSKDADRISVHDIPVIQINTGGSCHLDSKMVAKVLPEFDFQNLDLMIIENVGNLVCPADFDLGEAFKVIVLSIVEGDDKPAKYPVIFRKAKAVILNKMDLEGLTDVNMERMKQDIRSINPAIVIFEISCRKGEGLQAWTDWLKHEVEAFQD, encoded by the coding sequence ATGGATAATGAACGTCGCGAAATCGAAGTAATGGCAAATTTAAGGGATTCCAACGATATGCAAGCAGAAGTTAATCGCGCTCATTTTCGCAAGAATAAGTGTCTTGCCGTCAATATAATGGGTTCGCCAGGTGCCGGTAAAACCTCTCTTCTGGAGAAAACGATGCCACTGCTCAATAGAAACATGCATGTGGCAGTTATTGAAGGGGATATCTTTACGAGCAAGGATGCTGATCGGATTTCGGTCCACGATATTCCGGTCATACAAATTAACACCGGAGGCAGTTGTCATTTGGACAGCAAGATGGTCGCCAAGGTATTGCCTGAATTTGATTTTCAGAATTTGGACCTCATGATTATTGAAAACGTGGGTAATCTTGTTTGTCCTGCGGATTTTGACTTAGGTGAAGCCTTTAAAGTTATTGTTTTGAGCATTGTTGAAGGTGATGATAAACCGGCAAAATATCCGGTAATCTTCAGAAAAGCTAAAGCTGTTATCCTCAATAAGATGGATTTAGAGGGATTAACGGATGTCAATATGGAGAGAATGAAGCAAGATATCCGTAGTATTAATCCGGCCATCGTTATTTTCGAGATTTCTTGCCGTAAAGGGGAGGGACTCCAGGCTTGGACGGATTGGCTAAAACATGAAGTGGAAGCCTTTCAAGATTGA
- a CDS encoding cytochrome b/b6 domain-containing protein — MVNPLDHPFTQRLSHWINLINFLVLCLTGWFIHFPYPGVPMSLIRNLHFIFAYFLLINGIVRFYISFFGKNKDYDSILLNTQDVKNIWPQTKYYLFLGKHPETGKYNPLQKIAYIALPILTVFQAFTGFILYKPEQSAKMLGWLGGLAAVRGLHFLIMCILLAIIAIHVYLVFTTAFEQFLFMFFGKMRNEKGI, encoded by the coding sequence ATGGTTAACCCGCTCGACCATCCATTTACCCAACGTTTAAGCCACTGGATTAATCTTATTAATTTCTTGGTCTTATGCCTTACAGGTTGGTTTATTCATTTCCCTTATCCGGGTGTGCCTATGAGCTTAATTCGTAATTTGCATTTCATCTTTGCCTATTTTCTTCTCATTAATGGGATTGTACGTTTTTATATTTCCTTTTTTGGGAAAAATAAAGATTATGACTCTATTTTACTCAATACACAGGATGTAAAAAATATTTGGCCGCAGACAAAATATTATTTATTCCTCGGCAAGCATCCGGAAACAGGAAAATATAATCCGCTGCAGAAAATCGCTTACATTGCCCTTCCCATCCTAACGGTTTTTCAGGCGTTCACCGGGTTTATCCTTTACAAACCTGAACAGTCTGCAAAAATGCTGGGTTGGTTAGGAGGACTTGCTGCAGTACGGGGACTTCATTTCCTTATCATGTGCATATTACTGGCAATTATTGCAATTCACGTCTATTTGGTCTTTACAACTGCCTTCGAACAGTTTTTGTTTATGTTCTTCGGCAAAATGAGGAATGAGAAGGGAATTTAA
- the larA gene encoding nickel-dependent lactate racemase: MEVALAYGKKGLKINVPDYSKVVTPNYVELPEDDHAIVVNALRNPIGTKPLKELVSPKDKIVIVISDITRPTPNHKLVPWLLEELSHIPIENFTIINGTGTHRDETREELVEMLGEEIVNTVRIINHHCHEMSELKKVGRSSFGCDVYLNKEYVEADFRIVTGFIEPHFFAGFSGGPKGIMPGIAGIETILTFHNAKMIGHPLATWGVIENNPLQEMTREVNSFCKPDFLLNVALAGNNEITKAFAGELIAAHETGCAFVKEHAMVKCEERFDVVITTNAGYPLDQNLYQAVKGMNAAQKIVKQGGTIICAAECIEGMPEHGNFSKILQMRDTPKALLEMINEPSFSMFDQWEAQRLAMIQEWSDVIVYSTLPEEWVKIAMLTPTKSIETTLSELQTKYGKDMTIAVLPLGPLTIPYVEE, encoded by the coding sequence ATGGAAGTTGCTCTTGCTTATGGAAAAAAGGGATTAAAAATTAACGTTCCTGACTATTCGAAAGTAGTCACCCCTAATTATGTAGAGTTACCTGAAGATGATCACGCTATAGTTGTAAACGCGCTTCGGAACCCCATCGGGACAAAACCCCTCAAAGAGCTGGTTAGCCCAAAGGACAAGATTGTCATTGTCATCAGTGATATTACTCGTCCTACTCCAAACCACAAATTAGTGCCATGGTTATTGGAGGAGCTTTCTCATATTCCGATTGAAAACTTTACGATTATTAATGGGACTGGTACTCATCGCGACGAAACTCGAGAAGAGCTCGTGGAGATGCTTGGAGAAGAGATTGTAAACACAGTCCGCATAATTAATCATCATTGCCATGAGATGTCCGAACTTAAAAAAGTTGGCAGAAGCAGCTTTGGTTGTGACGTTTATTTAAATAAAGAATATGTAGAGGCAGACTTTAGAATTGTAACGGGATTTATTGAACCTCATTTTTTTGCCGGCTTTTCAGGGGGACCCAAAGGAATTATGCCCGGGATTGCAGGAATAGAGACGATCTTAACATTTCATAATGCCAAAATGATTGGTCATCCTCTCGCAACATGGGGAGTGATAGAAAATAATCCTCTTCAAGAGATGACTAGGGAAGTAAACTCTTTTTGCAAACCCGATTTTCTCCTAAATGTAGCTTTAGCGGGTAATAATGAAATAACCAAAGCTTTTGCCGGTGAGCTTATTGCCGCTCATGAGACAGGATGCGCATTTGTTAAAGAGCATGCCATGGTCAAATGTGAGGAGCGTTTTGATGTAGTGATTACAACAAACGCGGGGTATCCTTTAGATCAGAATCTCTATCAAGCGGTTAAAGGTATGAACGCTGCGCAAAAGATTGTGAAACAAGGCGGAACGATCATTTGTGCGGCGGAATGTATAGAAGGAATGCCGGAACACGGCAACTTTTCTAAGATACTACAAATGCGTGATACGCCAAAGGCACTATTGGAAATGATTAATGAGCCATCGTTTAGTATGTTTGATCAATGGGAAGCTCAGAGATTAGCCATGATTCAAGAATGGTCTGATGTTATTGTCTATTCGACACTTCCGGAAGAATGGGTTAAAATTGCCATGCTTACGCCGACCAAAAGTATTGAAACGACATTAAGTGAACTTCAGACTAAATACGGCAAGGATATGACGATAGCCGTTTTGCCCTTAGGGCCGCTGACAATTCCTTATGTTGAAGAGTAA